A stretch of Lactuca sativa cultivar Salinas chromosome 6, Lsat_Salinas_v11, whole genome shotgun sequence DNA encodes these proteins:
- the LOC128126618 gene encoding F-box protein CPR1-like: protein MAELHDDVLPNILKRLNVRDLIRCKSVCKSWENLISDSGFIKFHMNYSYQIDYKNNDIDRRIVMSRVSYRNGSRVCDVDDRLFDDRDCHLLGSSNGLVCISSFASQLVVANPSTREVQTLQEPQILDTKHLCWGFGYDSSTDDYKVVLGFHKRVGWTCFQVLSLKSNVWKLIGELKYSFLSRIGILCDGPLHWIMKDSSSPN from the coding sequence ATGGCAGAGCTTCACGATGATGTCCTTCCGAATATACTGAAAAGATTGAATGTGAGGGATCTAATCCGATGCAAAAGTGTATGTAAGTCTTGGGAAAATTTGATCTCTGACTCTGGTTTCATTAAATTCCATATGAACTATAGTTACCAAATTGATTACAAAAACAATGATATAGATAGGAGGATTGTTATGTCAAGGGTCTCTTATCGCAACGGGTCGCGTGTTTGTGATGTTGATGACAGATTATTTGATGATCGTGATTGTCATCTTCTTGGTTCTTCCAATGGACTTGTATGCATCTCTTCTTTTGCTTCTCAACTTGTAGTAGCTAATCCCTCAACTAGAGAGGTTCAAACACTACAAGAGCCTCAAATTCTTGATACCAAGCATTTATGTTGGGGTTTTGGCTATGATTCATCTACGGATGATTACAAGGTTGTATTAGGGTTCCATAAACGTGTTGGTTGGACATGTTTTCAAGTGTTAAGTTTGAAATCAAATGTTTGGAAACTAATTGGAGAATTAAAATATTCGTTTCTTAGTAGGATTGGTATCTTATGCGATGGGCCACTTCATTGGATTATGAAAGATTCTTCATCACCAAATTAG